Below is a genomic region from Drosophila kikkawai strain 14028-0561.14 chromosome X, DkikHiC1v2, whole genome shotgun sequence.
CAGGAGTTGTTGGAAGAATCATCTGCGTTTGGGGATCTTAATAGTTTCTTTCAGTATTCCCATGACTCCCGTCGACGATCAACACCGTCCACGCCATCAACAACAGCTTCGTCATCATCCACAGGCTCGTCATCCACAACAGCCTCGTCATCATCTAGCAGCAACGTTACGCATAAAACTACTAGTTCTTCATCTAGCTCCAATACTTCTGTGAAACCAGGTTCTTCATATAGCCCCAAGGTAGCCCGTAGCAGGTTCGTCTTTTGATATAAAACATGTATGTTTGGGCGGCATATTTGTAATATCTATTTAATATTCACAGGAAACGTAAGGCTCAGGCGATAAATAGCAAGCGTTTGGAGGAAAAGGTCAAGCAGCGTTTGCTAGATCCGCAAGTAAAGTTCAATTCCCAGAGCTCACAGGAGGATGAGCTGGTAGACTGGCTGGTCGAGGGTGCGGTAAAGGTAGAGCCAGAGCACGAGCTGAAGCAAGAGCCAAAGCCTGAGCCAGATCTGACCATCAAAACCGAGACTGAGGAGGCTCTACAAACCCCAAAAGATGAAGATGCTGCTGAAGTAAAGACCGAGAAGACAGAAGAGCTAGAGGAGAAGGCTACAACCGTGCCTGAAGAAGAAAATAACAACGAAAGCCTCACCGAGAGCGACCAGGAGCTTAACGAACTGCGTTCGATTCTGGCCGCCTCTATGGCTCAGAATCGCCAAAGCGCGGGGAGTAGCAGCAggtacacttaaaaaaaaccaaccaggAACCCACTTATAGTGATATAGAAGTtaacaattgttttttttcgttaaATGTACATTTGAAATGTACAACTTGACATGAAAGAAATCTCCCCACTGATAAAGGGATTTACCAAAGACAATATATAGCCAGGGACATTGCTTGCAGTTTATCATTTTTACCATCAACTGggtattgttttaaaattaaagaaaaaaaaacaacaaaactttAGAACGAAAGAAACCAAGAGAAAATTAAGAGAtctataaaacttaaatttgtAACTGACGAgaatgaaataaacatttgCTATAGCAAAGAAGTGTGTCGTCTGATTCAGGGGAGTTGGCCCGGTTTGCGGCCGAGTGAGCCATCGAAATCAAATGTGAATTTTCGCTCTGATTTGgcatttgtttacttttatgACACCCGATCGAGCCATCGGCCCGGGTTGGGTCTTTGGGGGGCTTTGGCAACATTCAATTTACGCACGGTTAGCGATAAGATAGGCCCAGGCAGCCACCACAAGTAATATCAACTGGCCATGGGTCGGATGGCTCATTGCGGTGGCTCGATTCAAGAAATTCGGTCGATAATTGTAACACCGGTCCAACCATCATCGTTTCAAGAACCAACATAAAAGTATTGTTATTTCAAATTGTTAATCGAAAGAATAGATCTCGGGATGATTCGAATTTTGCTGGCAATATCGCTTCTTCTCGGCGTTATGGCCATCGATGAAAGTGAGTCACGGTTTTGACGGTTATCAATCCAATATTATGGCATTACAAGTGTGGGCGGCGCTACTTGCCTGAATAAGTAAGACTATCGGCAATGAAAACTAACGAAACAAATGTTTAGTTATCGGGTAAAACCCACAAAACGTTTAAGAGAACTATTTATCGTTTCAAATcggttttttttatgtgttaattctttttttttttcggtgtaaTAAGTGAAGTTACAAGCCATATTTTGTTATTACaatatgtaaaatatgtgTGGGAAATAAGGAATAGAACTtattaaaactataataaaataataattattattattatattaataaaatgtaatattttaaaataattatctaCCCCCAAATGCCAACCCATTAATAGCCCCAATTATCCAAGTACTTTTCCAAGGAGTGTTCACAAAGCAAAAACTTCGATtagattgttgtttttttttttgcaatagAAAGAAGTCATAAAACCATAAACATATACCCAATTGACGTTAAGTATCTATCGAAAAGCACTGGGGGGAAAATTGTGTGTTTCACGCTTTCTGTATGGCAAATACTTGCAGCTATTATCTACTAACACCTGCCACAAGCGATTATTACTGTTCACTTATAGTATTCAATAATCGGCAGTGAGTCAGATTTGAGTCGTAAAATCAGTATATAAACGGAAATAATTTAACTAAGAACCGAACGCCTAAAATTCCCAATTGGTTCTAGCATTTGCGCCATGAAGtagaaacaagaaagaaagctaacttcgtgAAGCCGATACATTTTCTCCtcatataaaaatactatGGTATCTTCGCAGATGCTGGAACTGAAGCGGTGAATGCCACTTCCGGTAAGATCGATCCCAAGATTGTTGGTGGCGAAGCGGTGGATATAACGGCAGTGCCATACACGGTATCGATTCGTCTGACCGCCAACGATAGACGCAGCTATGGATCTGGACATCTTTGCGGCGGTGTGGTGATCTCCCAGCGTTTGGTGGTCACCGCCGCTCATTGTTGCTACAAGTGGgtatccttctccaccaccaCCTACTTCTCTTCCAATAATTATATATCTTTCAGTTCCGATACCAGCAAATATCGAACGGCGGGCGAATATTTCCTGGTCATGGGCAGCAGCAATCTGCGTAGCTCCACCGCCAACAC
It encodes:
- the LOC108084445 gene encoding uncharacterized protein isoform X2; protein product: MLLKVQNIDGSNYVTTCRKMGTYMLIFACHKEATLQSFEEVLHIEEFKKRLVNLNTRIKFPEEAVKTTLIKNNFSQSSMALEPNSAGAFVLALKYPMAETSTPLKWEWHLKHTDTVEFFREVLLETLEQGTTLRKIIRNLTKELCAKDNELQQYRREGYELRRTTVRTKTFDLLEFNADNQELLEESSAFGDLNSFFQYSHDSRRRSTPSTPSTTASSSSSSNVTHKTTSSSSSSNTSVKPGSSYSPKVARSRKRKAQAINSKRLEEKVKQRLLDPQVKFNSQSSQEDELVDWLVEGAVKVEPEHELKQEPKPEPDLTIKTETEEALQTPKDEDAAEVKTEKTEELEEKATTVPEEENNNESLTESDQELNELRSILAASMAQNRQSAGSSSRYT
- the LOC108084445 gene encoding putative uncharacterized protein DDB_G0274435 isoform X1; translated protein: MLLKVQNIDGSNYVTTCRKMGTYMLIFACHKEATLQSFEEVLHIEEFKKRLVNLNTRIKFPEEAVKTTLIKNNFSQSSMALEPNSAGAFVLALKYPMAETSTPLKWEWHLKHTDTVEFFREVLLETLEQGTTLRKIIRNLTKELCAKDNELQQYRREGYELRRTTVRTKTFDLLEFNADNQELLEESSAFGDLNSFFQYSHDSRRRSTPSTPSTTASSSSTGSSSTTASSSSSSNVTHKTTSSSSSSNTSVKPGSSYSPKVARSRKRKAQAINSKRLEEKVKQRLLDPQVKFNSQSSQEDELVDWLVEGAVKVEPEHELKQEPKPEPDLTIKTETEEALQTPKDEDAAEVKTEKTEELEEKATTVPEEENNNESLTESDQELNELRSILAASMAQNRQSAGSSSRYT